A section of the Oncorhynchus nerka isolate Pitt River linkage group LG3, Oner_Uvic_2.0, whole genome shotgun sequence genome encodes:
- the LOC115140788 gene encoding multiple epidermal growth factor-like domains protein 8 isoform X2 has protein sequence MASLLHVPLLGLLLVAVAPGCWAGDCKGHRQVLRGPPGYVTDGPGNYSVNGNCEWLVKAPSSNYRIVLNFTFMETECTYDYLFVYDGDSYQNPLLASLSGNTLPQPIEAKSGKMLLHLFSDANYNLLGFNATYSFSVCPGACGGHGRCDTASSLCQCHLGWGGADCSTPLCPQACILHGTCDKRGERCLCSSDFLGQSCQLGLRDDSGAGQWWQVSGADPYMPPRTGSAGVYLSSTGAMYLFGGFDLNRALGDLVKYNFSLNQWENRSYGHSPAARHSHTAVEWKGNMVIFGGELASGALASDVWMYRPIQDDWQQLGQSHSPGAPRVANHAAAVVDNYLYIFGGRTEEDMFSSSLYRFGLWGSGVWEAVQPTGGKPPATAGHSMVFHPPSRALLVYGGHRPTTARFSVRVNSTDVFHVDRRFWTSFRSRFPATGPRERAFHSATVIGNYMVVYGGNVHIHYQEEKCYDEEIFFYHLGCHQWVSAGSSLQHRGEAVRGRYSHVAAVMEGRVLLVAGGYSGIARGDLVAYKVPLFVSSDPGDRDAVCAEAPDESMCLKNPECSWCEGRCREYQPTNPCGSTGCLGLARFLSDCQSCLVFSGAPGSLPRAPGDFGWCVQNESCLPVSDQSACRVDQISGAYGWWGERTRFLTSLLSCRTENYVPGLHLLTFQHPRNDSQPDKVSILRSTSIILSPTTEMDVTLQFRGFIHPLWGAPPPAPPPTETVSMWARIQRLHFEARMAAGPNSLQLKEVVGRWAAHQEKETKLLSRPDIGRLFPNLTRGNRYLVQAEGYLNNSGSGQTSEMALTWNRTALPGGSEISFLFLEPYRSGSCSGYQSCLACLSDQSCGWCPSLGRCLFRALPDLEPCPEDQGGGERHLLLAPPQCTLCEEYRDCSACTQDHYCEWQINSSKKGDYQCSRRGRLDGSIRDPEGCPKVCNQRRTCGECLSNSSQCAWCESAQACFYFAAYLTKYPYGECRDWYDSVHSVPQCKQCSALVTCTDCLQTFQCGWCGDYNNPTIGRCLRGDWGGMDDASVYNCSVAVDEVRASSPEPQTLAPPRPMEMEMELEHMEEGERDPVWSYPSCPDVEECRLGLHSCHPFATCVNTPTSFECHCERGYTGDGTLHCNQTCYNECREGQCSGSPRFECECSLGWTSDPATLVLSGVECDVDCGCNFHSTCITAPGICDHCQDWTMGLQCEHCRPGSFGSALAGGGGCVPCQCNGHGGPLLGFCHNQTGQCYCTHHTQGPHCESCLPGYYGDPRNNGTCFRQCQGRSVILSHQSPLSELPISSSLGWRGGVGGKGGLSHCLWVLSVSENLVPCVPGKLCPPVALTLHPDSYTQCTSSYVYVFDGLPRFLSNGVVHSDHNLIGAFCGTTRTQPITVEATSGVISVYFEANVSSDRPQGFNASFWVRRCRQVSEAGEDGSPVCQGGAQCSEGLCQCTQGYGGPYCDRPLCPEGCGLAEGRGSCNLSLGVCVCAEGWGGSDCSTPLDSSSLVWETLLDTQLTANQAHRFLHRMGHSLVSGPQGNLWMYGGLSLSEGILGNVYRYSVLERRWTQMLTSSVEEGSTPSPRYHHASALLASHEPLSDAQGATHNLMLVVGGVTQKGVAMDTWSLNLSSLVWRQHKSSVLPPVAGHTLTVRRDSSMLLIGGYSPENGFNHHLLEFNIHSGNWTVSPHTGTPPTGLYGHSAVYHKQTDAVYVFGGYRFHVETVEPSGELYSLYYANLTWSLLVPSQGNKPLSRFFHAAALIKDTMVIVGGRTGVEDYSNTVSLYQINCNTWIQPDSAVGEPVNRSVSLAMVGWGGRLFLSGGFNGVTLGRLLTLTLPSDPCALLPTPEACNTTTGSCVWCRGTCAASDTAERLGCSIGQSPCSPTPRLPDQCRRLKTCSECLARHPRTFSSPSQSQSALQCKWCTNCPEGACISSTVSCTSEHDCRINQREIFLSSNCTETSCEASDCPKCTASGKCMWTRQFKRTGETRRILSVNPTYDWTCFSYALLNVSPMQVESSPPLPCPPPCHHLSTCNLCLGSRGSDGGWQHCVWSMALQQCVSPSFVPLRCEAGQCGRLLSDGDSCSPQCAQLTQCSQCIAWPQCGWCAAQGGNGAGLCQQGGLNGVSEGVCPQGNRSWSFLHCPEEDECANGHHHCNITQDCHDLTQGYHCTCKQGYVLSRVSGQCEPVCAQGCVNGTCVSPGVCQCHFGFVGDNCSSQCRCNKHSNCKGVSEPDKCLECKNNTMGDHCEKCKPLYVGLAVGGGTCRPCREFCRGNSAVCLSRDEHKRALDHPQDHPLDPDRIVQWVSEGPTEDAAVCVSCQNNSVGDKCESCLSGYFLLQGNCDKCQCNGHADTCNEHDGTGCPCQNNTETSSCLSSPQSDRKDCYRTQCAKCKDSFNGTPVNGRQCYRQFNVDNECCFDPTSQTNCFHDPTIRNLPKGRTVFFAAQPKFTNVDIRVTIDVTFGEVEVYVSNSHDTFIVEVDRHTGIHAIKIEDESAARGGAGGGDKETPPSPLKVYANSSSSLAGPMLPNTPLQLHAKPQGADREVREAKTEGLISYITVWKPQTVLIVRGVRDRVVITFPHEVHSLKSSRFYIALRGVGTEERRGESQGLLFLRQDQAHIDLFVFFSVFFSCFFLFLSVCVLLWKIKQFMDFRREQRRHIQEMTKMASRPFAKLTVYLEPEEPQLIYLPSTGGGGVGGNAVSLAHARTGKLGGIVVGQRGRAGAISYKHEPGSGPTVHHHLTLGGGGNSGQHLPLHYLNTHHYVPTTANTTASHHHHPSSHSGYQHFCRSDPFLSQLMGFSYSTFKVGPITLEPTDDGMAGVATVLIQLPGGILAPNRACLGSALVTLRQNLQEYCGHGNGGGHPGVGGGRKGLLGHQHLTTMAM, from the exons atgCTGCTCCACCTCTTCAGTGATGCCAACTACAACCTCCTGGGCTTCAATGCCACCTACTCGTTCTCTGTGTGCCCTGGGGCCTGCGGAGGTCACGGGCGCTGTGACACGGCCTCGTCCCTGTGCCAGTGCCATCTCGGCTGGGGAGGAGCCGACTGCAGCACCCCTCTATGTCCCCAGGCCTGCATCCTGCATGGCACCTGTGACAAG aGAGGAGAGCGTTGTCTCTGCAGCTCAGACTTCctgggccagagctgtcagctgGGTCTCCGTGATGACAGTGGGGCAGGGCAGTGGTGGCAGGTGAGTGGGGCCGACCCCTACATGCCCCCCCGGACCGGTTCTGCTGGGGTCTACCTGTCCTCCACTGGAGCCATGTACCTGTTTGGAG GGTTTGACTTGAACCGAGCTTTGGGGGACCTGGTTAAATACAACTTCAGCTTGAACCAATGGGAGAACAGATCTTATGGACACTCCCCA gCGGCTCGTCACTCCCACACGGCAGTAGAGTGGAAGGGGAACATGGTTATCTTCGGAGGAGAGCTCGCGAGCGGTGCTTTAGCCAGTGACGTCTGGATGTACCGCCCAATCCAGGATGACTGGCAGCAGCTCGGCCAATCCCATTCGCCCGGGGCACCGAGGGTGGCCAACCATGCAGCAGCTGTAGTGGACAACTATCTCTACATATTTGGAG GTCGTACGGAAGAGGATATGTTCTCGTCATCTCTGTATCGGTTTGGTCTGTGGGGGTCTGGGGTGTGGGAAGCGGTGCAGCCCACTGGGGGGAAGCCCCCTGCCACAGCAGGCCACTCCATGGTGTTCCACCCCCCGTCGCGGGCCCTGCTGGTCTACGGGGGCCACAGGCCTACCACTGCCAG gttCAGTGTACGTGTGAACTCCACAGATGTATTCCACGTGGATCGGAGGTTCTGGACCTCTTTCCGTTCCCGTTTCCCAGCCACAGGCCCCAGGGAGAGAGCCTTCCACTCAGCCACCGTCATCGGAAACTACATGGTGGTCTATG GGGGAAATGTGCACATCCACTACCAGGAGGAGAAGTGTTATGATGAGGAAATCTTCTTCTACCACCTGGGGTGTCACCAGTGGGTGTCAGCTGGGTCGAGCCTCCAACACA GAGGAGAGGCTGTGAGAGGGCGGTACTCCCATGTAGCTGCTGTGATGGAGGGCAGGGTGCTGCTGGTTGCCGGGGGTTACAGTGGTATTGCCCGTGGAGACCTGGTGGCGTACAAAGTTCCACTGTTCGTGAGCAGCGACCCAGGAGACCGG GACGCTGTGTGTGCCGAGGCACCAGACGAGAGCATGTGTCTGAAGAACCCAGAATGCAGCTGGTGTGAGGGCCGCTGTCGGGAGTACCAACCCACCAACCCG tgtgGCAGCACAGGGTGCCTGGGCCTGGCCCGCTTTCTGTCTGACTGCCAGTCCTGCCTGGTGTTCAGTGGGGCTCCAGGTTCCCTGCCCCGTGCCCCCGGTGACTTCGGCTGGTGTGTCCAGAACGAGTCCTGCCTACCTGTGTCAG ATCAAAGTGCTTGCCGTGTGGACCAGATCTCAGGGGCCTATGGCTGGTGGGGGGAGCGTACCCGTTTCCTCACCTCACTCCTTTCCTGTCGCACTGAGAACTATGTCCCGGGACTGCACCTGCTCACCTTCCAGCACCCCCGCAATGACTCCCAGCCTGACAAG GTGTCCATCCTCCGCAGCACCTCCATCATCCTCAGCCCCACCACAGAGATGGATGTCACCCTGCAGTTCCGGGGTTTCATCCACCCTCTGTGGGGTGCCCCTCCACCTGCACCCCCTCCCACCGAGACAGTTTCCATGTGGGCCCGGATACAGAGGCTACACTTTGAGGCCCGCATGGCTGCTGGACCCAACTCCCTGCAACTG aaGGAGGTGGTAGGTCGCTGGGCAGCTCACCAGGAGAAGGAGACGAAGCTGCTGTCCCGTCCTGACATTGGTCGTCTGTTTCCCAACCTGACCCGGGGAAACCGCTACCTGGTCCAGGCCGAGGGATACCTCAACAACTCAGGCTCTGGACAGACCAGTGAGATGGCCCTGACCTGGAACAGAACCGCTCTGCCCGGCGGAAGT gaGATTTCCTTCCTGTTCTTGGAGCCGTACCGTTCTGGCTCTTGCTCGGGGTACCAGTCTTGCTTGGCATGTCTGTCAGACCAGTCCTGTGGCTGGTGCCCATCTCTGGGCCGCTGTCTGTTCCGTGCACTGCCTGACCTGGAGCCCTGCCCGGAGGACCAGGGGGGAGGGGAACGCCACCTGCTGCTGGCCCCGCCACAATGCACCCTCTGTGAGGAGTACAGGGACTGCTCCGCCTGCACTCAG GACCACTACTGTGAGTGGCAGATCAACTCCAGCAAGAAGGGTGACTACCAATGCAGCCGACGGGGAAGACTGGATGGATCCATTCGCGACCCAGAGGGGTGCCCTAAAGTCTGCAACCA GAGGAGGACGTGTGGAGAGTGTCTGTCTAACTCCAGTCAGTGTGCGTGGTGTGAGTCGGCCCAGGCCTGCTTCTACTTCGCTGCCTACCTCACCAAGTATCCCTACGGAGAGTGCAGGGACTGGTATGACAG tGTTCACTCTGTGCCCCAGTGTAAGCAATGCTCAGCTCTGGTCACCTGTACAGACTGTCTCCAGACGTTTCAGTGCGGCTGGTGTGGAGACTACAACAACCCCACCATCGGCAGGTGTCTACGAGGAGACTGGGGAGGGATGGACGACGCCTCTGTGTATAACTGCAGTGTGGCTGTCGATGAAGTACGGGCTTCCAG tcCTGAGCCCCAGACCTTGGCCCCTCCACGGcccatggagatggagatggagctgGAGCacatggaggagggggagagggacccAGTCTGGTCCTACCCCAGCTGTCCCGATGTGGAGGAATGCAGGCTGGGCCTCCACAGCTGCCACCCCTTCGCCACCTGTGTCAACACCCCCACCTCCTTTGAGTGCCACTGTGAGAGGGGCTACACCGGGGACGGCACCCTGCACTGCAACCAGAc TTGTTATAATGAGTGTCGTGAGGGCCAGTGCAGCGGCAGCCCGCGGTTCGAGTGTGAGTGTTCCCTGGGCTGGACATCTGACCCAGCCACACTGGTGCTGAGCGGGGTGGAGTGTGACGTGGACTGTGGCTGTAACTTCCACAGCACCTGTATCACTGCCCCAGGCATCTGTGACCACTGCCAGG ATTGGACAATGGGTCTCCAGTGTGAGCACTGTCGACCAGGGAGTTTTGGTTCTGCGCTGGCCGGGGGCGGGGGCTGTGTGCCCTGCCAGTGTAACGGCCATGGAGGCCCCCTCCTGGGCTTCTGCCACAATCAGACAGGCCAATGCTACTGCACACACCACACCCAGGGACCACACTGTGAATCCTGCTTGCCTGGATATTACGGAGACCCCAG GAATAATGGCACCTGTTTCCGTCAGTGTCAGGGGCGCTCTGTGATCCTGTCCCACCAGTCACCCCTCTCTGAACTCCCCATCTCGTCCTCCCTGGGGTGGCGAGGGGGCGTCGGGGGGAAGGGGGGACTCTCCCACTGTCtgtgggtcctgtctgtctctgagaaCCTGGTCCCCTGTGTGCCGGGCAAGCTGTGCCCTCCTGTGGCTCTCACCCTGCACCCAGACTCCTACACACAGTGCACT agctcCTACGTTTACGTGTTTGATGGCCTGCCTCGTTTCTTGAGCAACGGGGTGGTGCACTCGGACCACAACCTGATTGGCGCGTTCTGTGGGACAACCCGGACTCAGCCAATTACAGTGGAGGCCACTTCAG GTGTGATTTCTGTGTACTTTGAGGCCAACGTCTCGTCCGACCGCCCTCAGGGTTTCAACGCCTCCTTCTGGGTGCGGCGTTGTCGCCAGGTTTCTGAGGCGGGGGAGGATGGGTCACCCGTATGCCAGGGAGGGGCGCAGTGCAGCGAGGGGCTGTGCCAGTGTACTCAGGGGTATGGGGGACCGTACTGCGACAGGCCCCTCTGTCCCGAGGGCTGTGGGCTAGCAGAGGGCCGAGGCTCCTGTAACTTG TCTctgggagtgtgtgtatgtgcagaAGGTTGGGGCGGCTCTGACTGCTCCACCCCTCTGGACTCCAGCAGCCTAGTTTGGGAAACCCTACTGGACACACAGCTCACAGCG aACCAGGCCCACAGGTTTCTCCACCGGATGGGCCATTCTCTAGTGTCTGGGCCCCAGGGGAACCTCTGGATGTAtggaggcctctctctctcagagggcaTCCTGGGAAATGTCTACAG GTACTCTGTGTTGGAGCGGCGCTGGACTCAGATGCTGACCAGTTCAGTGGAGGAAGGCTCCACCCCCAGCCCCCGCTACCACCACGCCTCTGCCCTCCTGGCCAGTCATGAGCCTCTCTCTGACGCCCAGGGAGCCACTCACAACCTCATGCTGGTGGTGGGCGGTGTCACGCAGAAGGGCGTCGCCATGGACACGTGGAGCCTCAACCTCAGCAGTCTGGTGTGGAGACAGCACAAG AGCTCAGTGCTGCCACCGGTGGCAGGTCATACTCTAACGGTGCGTCGGGACTCCTCTATGCTGCTCATCGGAGGTTACTCTCCAGAGAACGGCTTCAACCATCACCTGCTGGAGTTCAACATCCACTCTGGCAACTGGACCGTCTCCCCCCACACCGGCACACCTCCTACAG gtCTGTATGGCCACTCGGCTGTGTACCACAAGCAGACAGACGCCGTGTATGTGTTCGGAGGCTACCGCTTCCATGTGGAGACAGTGGAGCCCTCAGGAGagctctacagtctctattatgcCAACCTCACCTGGTCCCTACTGGTCCCCTCACAGGGGAATAAG cccctgtcCCGTTTTTTCCACGCTGCAGCCCTGATAAAAGACACCATGGTGATcgtgggagggaggacaggagtggaGGACTACAGCAACACAGTGTCTCTGTACCAGATCAACTGTAACACCTGGATACAGCCAG ACTCGGCGGTGGGCGAGCCGGTTAACCGTTCAGTGTCTCTGGCCATGGTGGGCTGGGGTGGGCGGCTGTTCCTCTCTGGGGGGTTCAACGGGGTCACCCTGGGGCGTCTTCTCACCCTGACCCTTCCCTCTGACCCCTGTGCCTTGCTGCCCACGCCCGAGGCCTGCAACACCACCACAGGCAGCTGTGTCTGGTGCAGGGGTACCTGCGCCGCCTCTGATACTGCTGAGAG actggGCTGTTCCATTGGTCAGTCTCCCTGCTCCCCCACCCCTCGTCTACCAGACCAGTGTCGCAGACTGAAGACCTGCAGCGAGTGTCTGGCACGCCACCCCAGGACCTTCTCTAGCCCCTCACAG TCCCAGTCTGCTCTGCAGTGTAAGTGGTGCACCAACTGTCCAGAGGGAGCATGCATCAGCAGTACAGTCAGCTGCACCTCAGAACACGACTGCAGGATCAACCAGAGAGAGATCTTCCTGTCCAGCAACTGTACTGAGACCAGCTGTGAGGCCTCCGACTGCCCCAAGTGCACCGCCTCAGGGAAGTGCATGTGGACACGCCAGTTCAAACGCACCG GCGAGACCAGGCGCATCCTGAGTGTGAACCCCACCTACGACTGGACGTGCTTCAGCTACGCCTTGCTCAACGTGTCCCCCATGCAGGTggagtcctcccctcctctgcccTGCCCGCCCCCCTGCCACCACCTCAGCACCTGCAACCTCTGCCTGGGCTCCCGGGGCTCAGACGGGGGCTGGCAGCACTGTGTGTGGAGCATGGCACTGCAGCAG tgtgtgAGTCCGTCCTTCGTGCCTCTGCGCTGTGAGGCGGGtcagtgtggtcgtctgctgtcTGATGGGGACTCTTGCTCCCCCCAGTGCGCTCAGCTCACCCAGTGCTCTCAATGCATCGCCTGGCCCCAGTGTGGCTGGTGTGCTGCCCAGGGGGGCAACGGGGCTGGACTCTGCCAGCAGGGAGGCCTCAACG gtgtgagTGAGGGAGTGTGTCCCCAGGGAAACCGCAGCTGGTCCTTCCTCCACTGCCCAGAGGAGGATGAGTGTGCCAACGGCCACCACCACTGTAACATCACCCAGGACTGCCATGACCTGACCCAGGGATACCACTGCACCTGCAAGCAGGGCTACGTTCTCAGCCG TGTGTCAGGCCAGTGTGAGCCAGTCTGTGCTCAGGGCTGTGTCAACGGGACCTGTGTGTCCCCGGGAGTGTGTCAGTGTCACTTTGGCTTTGTGGGGGACAACTGCTCGTCTCAGTGTCGCTGTAACAAACACAGCAACTGTAAAGGAGTGTCTGAGCCTGACAAGTGTCTGGAGTGTAAAAACAACACTATG gGTGATCACTGTGAGAAGTGTAAGCCCCTGTATGTGGGGTTGGCGGTGGGCGGGGGGACGTGCCGCCCCTGTCGGGAGTTCTGCAGGGGTAACAGCGCAGTGTGTCTGTCCCGGGACGAACACAAGAGGGCGTTAGACCACCCCCAAGACCACCCTCTGGACCCAGACAGA ATTGTTCAGTGGGTGTCGGAGGGTCCTACAGAGGACGCAGCGGTTTGTGTGAGCTGCCAGAACAACAGCGTGGGGGACAAGTGTGAGAGCTGCCTCAGCGGCTACTTCCTATTGCAGGGGAACTGTGACAA GTGTCAGTGTAATGGCCATGCGGACACGTGTAATGAACATGACGGCACAGGCTGCCCATGTCAGAACAACACAGAGACCTCTTCCTGCCTCAGCAGCCCGCAGAGCGACAGGAAGGACTGCTACAGAACACAG TGCGCCAAGTGCAAAGACTCCTTCAACGGCACACCTGTAAACGGGCGCCAGTGCTACCGGCAGTTCAATGTGGACAATGAGTGCTGCTTCGACCCCACCTCTCAGACAAATTGCTTCCACGACCCCACCATCCGCAATCTGCCCAAGGGACGCACCGTCTTCTTCGCTGCCCAGCCAAAGTTCACCAACGTTGACATCCGTGTCACCATCGACGTGACCTTCGGGGAGGTGGAGGTGTACGTGTCCAACTCCCACGACACCTTCATCGTAGAAGTGGACCGCCACACAGGCATCCACGCCATCAAGATCGAGGACGAGTCGGCGGCCCGAGGTGGGGCGGGCGGGGGGGATAAGGAGACTCCTCCATCACCTTTGAAGGTCTATGCCAACTCCTCATCCAGCCTGGCTGGGCCCATGCTCCCCAACACCCCCCTGCAGCTCCACGCCAAGCCCCAGGGGGCGGACAGGGAGGTACGGGAGGCCAAGACGGAGGGGCTCATCTCCTACATCACGGTGTGGAAGCCCCAGACGGTACTGATTGTTCGAGGTGTCCGTGACCGTGTGGTCATCACCTTCCCCCATGAGGTCCACTCCCTGAAGTCCAGCCGCTTCTACATCGCCCTGCGCGGTGTAGGCACCGAGGAGAGACGGGGCGAGTCCCAGGGCCTGCTCTTCCTCCGCCAAGACCAGGCTCACATCGACCTGTTcgtcttcttctctgttttcttctcctgcttcttcctcttcctctctgtctgcgtCCTCCTCTGGAAGATCAAGCAGTTCATGGACTTCCGCCGAGAGCAGAGGCGTCATATCCAGGAAATGACCAAGATGGCGTCCAGGCCCTTTGCCAAGCTCACTGTCTATTTGGAGCCAGAGGAGCCCCAGCTCATCTACCTGCCCTCCACAGGGGGCGGAGGGGTGGGGGGCAATGCCGTGTCCCTGGCCCATGCACGTACAGGCAAGCTGGGGGGCATTGTAGTTGGCCAGAGGGGGC